A stretch of Pleuronectes platessa chromosome 24, fPlePla1.1, whole genome shotgun sequence DNA encodes these proteins:
- the LOC128431018 gene encoding gastrula zinc finger protein XlCGF57.1, translating to MSAMQLLRVSVHERISAAAEDFLMQVEKGGGMAQVPALRAMLTERLMAAAEMILAGLEETLAEYDDLGEICRQRRLLDAVMQPVVRLHRAGCPADVQQLMVNKEEVTPDQQQWSPFLAKEDPEPPNIKEEQEEPWTNWDGQQLQGLEEADINFTLTPVAVKSEEDEEELQSSKLHPSETTETTENRGNLRGNLEKEKPFSCSECGKRFNTKGNLNTHMMRHTGEKPFSCSECGKRFNTKGNLNTHMMRHTGEKPFSCSECGKTFNTKGNLNTHMRHHTGEKLFSCSKCGNRFNTKGNLNAHMRCHTGEKLFSCSKCGKRFNTKGNLNTHMRRHTGEKPFSCSECGKRFTGMGAVSSHMKSHTGEKPFSCSYCGNRYTARGSLNRHMTLHTGEKLFSCSECGKGFNLRRILNKHMRSHTEEKPFSCSECGKGFNLRRILNKHMRSH from the exons ATGTCCGCcatgcagctgctgcgggtgtcggtacacgagcggatcagcgctgccgctgaagacttcctgatgcaggtggagaaaggaggaggaatggCTCAAGTCCCGGCGCTGCGAGCGATGCTAACCGAGCGGCTAATGGCGGCGGCTGAGATGATCCTCGCGGGGCTCGAGGAAACCTTGGCAGAGTACGACGACCTAGGGGAGATCTGtcgccagaggaggctgctcgatgcAGTGATGCAGCCCgtagtccggctgcacagagcag ggtGTCCTGCAGATGTCCAGCAActgatggtgaataaagaagaggttACCCCTgaccagcagcagtggagcccctTTCTGGCCAaggaggacccagagccccccaACATTAAAGAAGAACAGGAGGAACCGTGGACCAATTGGGATGGACAGCAACTTCAAGGACTGGAAGAGGCTGATATCAATttcacattgactcctgtcgctgtaaagagtgaagaagatgaagaggaactTCAATCATCAAAGCTTCATCCGAGTGAGACGACGGAGACGACGGAGAACAGAGGGAACCTAAGGGGCAATCTTGAGaaagagaaaccatttagttgctctgagtgtggtaaaagatttaacacaaagggcaatctaaatacacatatgatgcgtcatacaggagagaagccatttagttgctctgaatgtggtaaaagatttaacacaaagggcaatctaaatacacatatgatgCGTCATACTGGAGAGaagccatttagttgctctgagtgtggtaaaacatttaacacaaagggtaatctaaatacacacatgaggcatcatacaggagagaaactatTTAGTTGCTCTAAGTGTGGTAACAGATTTAACACAAAGGGCAATCTAAATGCACACATGAGgtgtcatacaggagagaaactatTTAGTTGCTCtaagtgtggtaaaagatttaacacaaagggcaatctaaatacacacatgaggcgtcatacaggagagaaaccatttagttgctctgagtgtggtaaaagatttaccgGAATGGGCGCTGTAAGTAGTCACATGaagagtcatacaggagagaaaccgtttagttgctcttaCTGTGGTAACAGATATACCGCAAGGGGAAgtctaaatagacatatgacgcttcatacaggagagaagctatttagttgctctgagtgtggtaaaggaTTTAATCTAAGGCGCATtctaaataaacatatgaggagtcatacagaagagaaaccgtttagttgctctgagtgtggtaaaggaTTTAACTTAAGGCGCATtctaaataaacatatgaggagtcattag
- the nhej1 gene encoding non-homologous end-joining factor 1, whose protein sequence is MEVNGAPPEEFLQHPWLPVGISGCQLLAKIWFGDAAYHILLTDMSCVWEERMDSAAIQRRSQELNRRLRAPVKAFFSHLCEVAQPCLSGSGERADGEAQISLTRREDDNISIRLKSELAELPFYWEFRCTPAPVTLVCTQLLRPLLAMSRLLQLQVGQLGGLLVKKDVEIQDYRENGATLSRERLQTDVFEEQTNRENFISKALPLVCSEQQETLGFGDDLQQLYASIVAHENTRALKRKLSEERSVQEDRPATEEHDLTPSLGVGSVSETPEKAGEQSHKRTDATGATKADGAKVQKSFDHPAGRPSSKPKKKKVGLFR, encoded by the exons ATGGAGGTGAACGGAGCCCCCCCCGAAGAGTTCCTCCAGCACCCCTGGCTCCCTGTGGGCATCAGCGGCTGCCAGCTCCTCGCTAAGATCTGGTTTGGAGACGCGGCGTACCACATCCTGCTGACTGACATGAGCTGCGTatgggaggagaggatggaCTCAGCCGCCATCCAGAGGCGATCACAG GAGCTGAACCGGCGTTTGCGAGCCCCGGTCAAAGCTTTCTTCTCCCACCTGTGTGAGGTGGCTCAGCCCTGTCTGTCGGGAAGCGGCGAGCGAGCCGATGGCGAGGCTCAGATCTCCCTGACGCGACGCGAGGACGACAACATCAGCATCAGGCTGAAGAGCGAGCTGGCGGAGCTGCCCTTCTACTGGGAGTTTCGCTGCACCCCCGCCCCAGTCACACTG gtgTGTACTCAGCTgctgcgccccctgctggcgaTGAGccgcctgctgcagctgcaggtggGGCAGCTGGGAGGTCTGCTGGTGAAGAAGGACGTGGAGATCCAGGATTACAGAGAGAACGGAGCCACGCTCagcagag AGCGGCTGCAGACGGATGTTTTTGAGGAGCAAACCAACAGAGAGAACTTCATTTCAAAG GCTCTCCCTCTGGTTTGTTCTGAGCAGCAGGAAACTCTGGGCTTCGGCGAcgacctgcagcagctgtacgCCTCCATCGTCGCCCACGAGAACACACGTGCACTGAAACGCAAGCTGTCGGAGGAGCGCTCGGTTCAGGAGGACCGGCCGGCCACCGAGGAACATGACCTCACGCCATCCTTGG GTGTCGGGTCTGTCAGTGAAACACCTGAGAAGGCTGGAGAACAGAGCCACAAGCGGACAGATGCGACTGGAGCCACAAAAGCCGACGGAGCAAAAGTCCAAAAG TCTTTTGACCACCCAGCAGGGCGACCGTCCTCCaaaccaaagaagaagaaagtcggACTGTTCCGATGA